Proteins found in one Triticum aestivum cultivar Chinese Spring chromosome 4D, IWGSC CS RefSeq v2.1, whole genome shotgun sequence genomic segment:
- the LOC123099877 gene encoding ABC transporter E family member 2-like, producing the protein MADCLTHIAIMSEDKCKPKKCRQECRKSYPVVKTGKLCIEVSQAAKLAFISEELCIGCGICVKKCPFDAIEIINLPKDLEKDTTHCYGPNTFKLHSVIREQAP; encoded by the exons ATGGCGGACTGTTTGACCCATATCGCGATCATGAGTGAGGACAAGTGCAAGCCCAAGAAGTGCCGCCAGGAGTGCAGGAAGAGCTACCCCGTTGTCAAGACCG GAAAGCTTTGCATTGAAGTTAGTCAAGCGGCCAAACTTGCATTCATTTCCGAAGAGCTGTGTATTGGTTGTGGTATTTGTGTTAAG AAATGCCCATTTGATGCCATTGAAATCATCAATCTTCCAAAAGATTTGGAGAAAGATACTACCCATTGCTATGGACCGAATACCTTCAAATTGCACAG TGTCATAAGAGAGCAAGCACCATGA